A stretch of DNA from Sphingomonas ginkgonis:
CGTGAAGGGCAACGACGTGGTGCTCTTCATGAAGGGCACCGCTCTCTTTCCCCAGTGCGGCTTCTCGTCGCGCGCGGTGGCGATCCTCGACCATCTCGGCGTGCCGTTCGAGACGGTGGACGTGCTGCAGGACCAGGAGATCCGCCAGGGGATCAAGGGCTACAGCGAATGGCCGACCATCCCGCAGCTCTATGTGAAGGGCGAGTTCGTCGGCGGCTCGGACATCATGATGGAGATGTTCGAAAGCGGCGAGCTGCAGCAGCTGGTCGCGGCCGAAGCCTGAGGCGGCGGAAACGAAAAGGGGACGGTGAGGGGACCAGAAACCGCTCACCGTCCCCTTTTGTTTGGCGTGGAACCAAAGTGGACGTCTCTACTAAGCAGGGGGCGTGCCAAACCGAATAGAGTGGCGGAAAACCTAGGTTTCTGGATTTTGGGGGAGTGGGGTTGAGCGAGCGAGCGTCAAATTTTCCGACGCTTTTGGGACTGGAGCCGTCGACATGAGCGACCCGCGCCTGTTCTGCGACGTGACCCAGAGCTGGTCCGACGTCGGCGGCGGCGTCGGCACCTATCTCCGCCACAAGCGCGCCCACCTGATTGAGCATACCGACCATCGCCACCTGATGATTCTGCCCGGCCGTCGCGACGAGCTGGTGGAGGAGGGACGGGCGATCACCGTCCGGATCCGCTCGCCGCGGGTGCCGGGGAGCCCGCAGTATCGGCTGCTCCTGCGCAACCGCGCGGTACGCCGGGCGCTCGAGCAGTTCGGTCCGGCGCTGGTCGAGTGCCAGGACGCCTACAACCTGCCGTGGGCGGCGCTGAAGCACGGCCGCCGCCACCCCGAGGTGGCGCTCGTCGCCGGCTATTTCACCGACTTCCCCACCGTCTACGTGGACCGGCCCTTCTCCAGATTGCTCGGGCGCGGGCTGGCGGACCGCGCGGCCCGCGCCGCTTATCGTTACTGCGGGCGGCTCTACGGCCGGTTCGACGCGGTGTTCGGGCTGAGCGAGCATGGCGGCGTGGCCAAGCTCCGCACGCTCGGGGTCGAGGACGTCGACGTGCTGCCGCTCGGCGTGCAGCTCGACGGCTTCCATCCCGACCGTCGCGACACGGCGCTGCGGGCGCATCTCGGGGTCGGCGAGGGCCAGCCCCTGCTCATCTACGCCGGGCGGCTCGACGGCGAGAAGCGGGCGGCGGTGGTGGTCGACGCGTTCCGGCGCCTGCCGCGCTCGCTCGGCGCGACGCTGGTGCTGCTGGGCGACGGTCCGCTGCGCGAGCATTTCGTCGCGCTCGGCGAGGCGGGGGAGCGGATCCACGCGCCCGGCTATGTCCGCGACCGCGACGAGCTCGCGCGCTGGCTGGCGAGCGCCGACATCTATGTCTCCGGCATGGCCGACGAGACCTTCGGGATCTCGATCATCGAGGCGCAGGCGGCGGGCCTGCCGGTGGTGGGCGTCGAGGCGGGGGCGATGATCGACCGGGTGAACCCGGCGATCGGGCGGCTCGGCCCGGTCGACGACAGCAGCGTCATGGCGGCCAACCTGCTCGCGGTGTGGAAGGAGGGGCCGGCGGCGATGGGCCAGGCCGCGCGCGCGCATGTCGCGGGCGAGTTCAGCTGGTCGCACAGCATGGATGTGCTGTTCGGCACCATCTATCCCAAGGCCCTCGCCAAGGCCGCCGAACGGGCCCGTTCATCCCCGGTTTAGCCGCGAAGGGCGAGCGGATGCGTCGCGACCCAAGGAAAGGAACGACGATGCGCCACCCGATCATCCTGCTTGCCGCGGCCGCGCTCCTGCCGCTCCCCGCGCTGGCGGCGCCCGCGGCCAAGCGCACGGTCGTCGTCAAGCACATGGTCAATCCCGACGGAACGGTCGGGGTCGGCAGCGCGGCGGGAGAGGACCCGGCGGTGCAGCGGCTGGTGAACGACTGTTCCGGCCGCAAGTTCGAGACGACCGGCTCGGTCGGCGAGGGGGCGGACAAGCGCGAGACGCGGATCAAGCTGTGCGGCAAGCCCGGCGCGAGCGGCGCCGAATGGGCCAAGACGCTGAAGGACGCGCGCAGCCGGATCGCGGCGGCCGACCTGCCCGACAGCAGCAAGGCGCAGATCGTCGCTGCGCTCGATACCGCCATCGCCAGGGCCGAGAGCGAACCGGGCCGATAGCGTGCGGCGTCGGCTCGTCCTACAGGGGACGGCATGAACGCACCCTATGCGGAACTGATCGAGCAGGAGCCGGGGATCGGCCGGGTCCTCGCGCCCAATCCCTCCGCCTTCACCGGGACGGGCACGCAGACCCACCTGCTGGGCACGGCCGAGCTGGCGGTGATCGATCCCGGACCCGACGAGGCGGCGCATGTCGAGGCGTTGCTGGCGGCGATCGCGGGACGCCCGGTCCGCGCCATCCTCGTCACCCACACCCACCGCGACCATAGCCCAGCGGCGCGGGCGCTGGCGGCGGCGACCGGCGCCCCGGTGATGGGCTGCGCACCGCTTCCGGTGACGAGCGGCTCGGGGCTCGAGGCGTCCTTCGACACCGGCTACAGCCCGGACCGGGTGCTCGGCGACGGCGAGACGATCGAGCTTGACGGCGCGCCGCTCGAGGCTGTGTTCACGCCCGGCCATACCAGCAACCACCTCTGCTTCGGCTGGCGCGGCGCGCTGTTCAGCGGCGACCATGTGATGGGCTGGTCGACCACCGTCATCATCCCGCCCGACGGCAACATGGGCGACTATATGCGCAGCCTCGACAAGCTGCGGCACCGCCGGGACCGGATCTACTATCCGGCGCACGGCGACCCGGTGACCCGG
This window harbors:
- the grxD gene encoding Grx4 family monothiol glutaredoxin — protein: MSDVNSRIDEIVKGNDVVLFMKGTALFPQCGFSSRAVAILDHLGVPFETVDVLQDQEIRQGIKGYSEWPTIPQLYVKGEFVGGSDIMMEMFESGELQQLVAAEA
- a CDS encoding glycosyltransferase, which produces MSDPRLFCDVTQSWSDVGGGVGTYLRHKRAHLIEHTDHRHLMILPGRRDELVEEGRAITVRIRSPRVPGSPQYRLLLRNRAVRRALEQFGPALVECQDAYNLPWAALKHGRRHPEVALVAGYFTDFPTVYVDRPFSRLLGRGLADRAARAAYRYCGRLYGRFDAVFGLSEHGGVAKLRTLGVEDVDVLPLGVQLDGFHPDRRDTALRAHLGVGEGQPLLIYAGRLDGEKRAAVVVDAFRRLPRSLGATLVLLGDGPLREHFVALGEAGERIHAPGYVRDRDELARWLASADIYVSGMADETFGISIIEAQAAGLPVVGVEAGAMIDRVNPAIGRLGPVDDSSVMAANLLAVWKEGPAAMGQAARAHVAGEFSWSHSMDVLFGTIYPKALAKAAERARSSPV
- a CDS encoding MBL fold metallo-hydrolase; this translates as MNAPYAELIEQEPGIGRVLAPNPSAFTGTGTQTHLLGTAELAVIDPGPDEAAHVEALLAAIAGRPVRAILVTHTHRDHSPAARALAAATGAPVMGCAPLPVTSGSGLEASFDTGYSPDRVLGDGETIELDGAPLEAVFTPGHTSNHLCFGWRGALFSGDHVMGWSTTVIIPPDGNMGDYMRSLDKLRHRRDRIYYPAHGDPVTRPQQLLRGMIGHRLQRERQILRLVGTSAMTVEEIVPAAYPGLDPRLTRAAGASVLAHLLDLETRGLVERAEGQQWSKAA